A region of the Gouania willdenowi chromosome 1, fGouWil2.1, whole genome shotgun sequence genome:
CCACAAGGGGAAATCTGcacagtttcagcagcagataaataaaataaaaaatacatgtaaaaaatagAAGATATAATGTATACACAGATGGGCCTGTGTATACATATGGTTTTGTtgatactgtatacatatttaaacatttggAATTGAAAGATGCAAtgtcattttatatttgtacTATTTGTTCCCAATAGAAAtttaaattaccaaaaaaaaaaaaaagtacaacaattCTCAGGTTGAATTCAGCTTAGTGTAAAGCGGGTCTACTAGATTGTCCCTTAAAGCAGCACAAGACTGTAATTATtacaaaattccaaaaatggGAGAAGGTCACTGATTAATTATTTAGTTACATTTTGCCTTCATTTGATATATCCATGTTTAACGTTTgagatttgagcaactttacattCCCATTGGTGTGTTGGTACAGTGTTAGAGGTGTACTGTTTACCAGTTCTCTCTctcacgcacgcgcacacacccaTGAGTTCCTGTCTGTGTGAAGCAGCAGACGGCTTTTTTTGAACAgtctcattgtgtgtgtaaatacatTGATCAGAGTcagaactttattttatttttttaacaaaataaaatgcattttgctaAATTTGAAGTCAGTTATAAATACGGTGCACCAGGTTTGTACAAACCCTGGTAACAGTGGTGAGATATTTACTCAGTGTTTTTCTCAGTCATTACTCCACATTCActcatattttcattttcaaaacacattttgttaatttgtccAAGTCATGCAAAGGTACAAgtataactgtaaataacacaaaacctTTATTTGCAATATAACTTTAAAGATGTCCATGTTCTTAGTTGAAATGAGCCACAGTTCAACTTCTATTTCTAATACATAACCAAGGAGTGCCTTCAGGCTGTCACAAcactttcacaataaaaagTCACGTTTTCCACACAAACTGACACTCAGAGCTGTGAGTGACACACGAGTTACACTTCAAATGGTAATGAGCCCTACTGGGCTTCAGAGCAGGTTTTCTATGCTTGATTTTTATCAACAAACCATTTTCAAAGTCAAtaactttcacctctgaaacattttgatcattttatcgACCAAGTCTCAGTAAACTGTGGGTTGAAAAATGCTTTTGAACCACAGAGTATCATGCTTACAGTTTATGTATGAACAGGTCTGAGCTCATTCTGCAAGTTCAGTCAAACCTCTCCAACACAAGACACAACACAAAGTAGTGTTCTCAGCACACAGCGGATCACAAGCCTCGGAGTTTGATTCAATCTTGACTGAGGGGAGATGGTTATCAGCAGTgtgctagtgtgtgtgcgtgtgtgtgtgtgtgtgtgtgtgtgtgtgtgtgtgtggatggacTGGCAACTTAACAGATTAACACACCAGTAGGCATGTGGAGACAGCTAAAAATGCAAGAACAAAAGTGACAAAGTCCTGTTCTCCCTTTCTGTCAGTCAGTTTTCTTACATCTAGTTTTCACCTGCAATAAACACTTTTCCACCCAAGCCAGTATTTCTATGCTCATGGACTGCACTTTTCAGCTGGTCCTGGGAATCTGTCGAAGCAAAataaaaggacatttttttccaaataccgTCTTAAAAAGCAGATTTTGAAGACGGTATTTGAGGCAATGCTTGTACTTCTAACAGAAGGTTGTAGGATTTTTTCCCCCACAGCAAAACATGCTGAatttttttgtactcttttcaTTGCATCTATTGTATATTCTAAATTAGACATTGTCCACTGGCAGGCCGGAGGGCCTCATGCAACTTCAAAGCAAATGcataaaaacgcacaaaatgacagaaaggaacacaaaatggccacaaaaatacacacaatgacagaaaacagaaaaaaacatcatcTCTCTAATAAACCAAAgatagtctgtgtgtgtgtgagagagaaacgataagcacccctgcactaagaaatgttcaATGCTAATTAActagttttatttgtacgaaTTTATGTCTTTATACCTAAACCGCCACTGCAGCCAAAGTCTCACTCTGAACTGAGTTCAAAACTTGAGAGCCCTGTACTACTATTACATACAAGGAAagattataaacgctgatattttcaccatgtGTTTATAACCTAATTCGCACATTACGTAAATaaggaaaagcaaaacaaaagcatgtggGGAAAAGCGTGAAGCTGTTACATTGCACGCTCCATTGGCGCCACAAGCAGAATATGAGAAAAATCTGCTGAGGGGCGCCGTTGGTGTAAACCCACCTGTTTTCTGTGTCTCTGCTCTATGGTAGTAAGTTGGATGTACGTGACatgtttgtgggttttttgagtttttccttgCCAAAGGAGGGTCTAAGGACAGGAGAGGCTCCGggacatttattatccatttgcttaagtccagcaaacattggtgcaaactttatttaccaATTCATCATGCacgtcccataaaattaaaccagagaactcacacacactattttactttgcacccacaaataaaacccatttataacactacagagtatgtacacctctttgtacatccaaccttcaaacacatactcatttggccataattgacaactctacttaaactcctcccactatatgaatacatacttccgacgggcactgtactaatcATCATAAGTGCAAAAAACGACCATAAATACTCCAGAAACTAGAGGTCAAacaatatgggattttcaaaggagGATGCCGataccaatttaaaaaaaataataattcagccGATGACCAATATCTAAAGccgatagtttttttttttaaagcacagtgattatgaaaaacaattgaaacactctaccctaccttgagtctctcctccctgttccattccccctcacttaggtgtaacactgccctctctttttatattctccctatagtaaagtgtttcttactcttccttagggagggctggtgatggtcaaaaaaaaaaaaaaaaaaaaaaaaaaaaaaaaatacatatttgaaaaaagtccatatatagCGGCCGGCTGATATATCGTCAACCTCTACCAGAAACACAAAAGACgcctacaaaaatacagaaaaaacatgtaaaaatacaaaaaactgtacaaaatgataactaaactacacacaataacaacaaaaacacacaaagtgacaacagaaactcattattcaaaatgctgacattaatgttgataataatgtggcccttggatcagataatCATCTATTTGTGActcccgctgtgataaaacttgcccatctctgctctatATAATGTTCCTTTATTTGGGGCTAGAGTTATTGTTGAGGGTAGATAAGTTCTGGAGCCAGAGCCTTAGAGAACAGCTGACCTCAGCATTTCATAAACCAGAAGGAAGATAAGCTCTCAGCAATGTGAGTATAGCAAATACAAGTCCTTCAAGTTTATGACCAAATTTATTATCCTGCCATGTTCACTCAGTCGCTGCAGCTTTATTGCTTTCATGTTCTGCTTTTGTCATTGGTTTAGTTGGTGTTACACAGTGAGGcgtttattttttcctttttcattcAATTGTTGAATCGAGTCTAGAAATATCTGCCTGTGAAACACGACACTATTAAGTTCCACCTCTGTTTGGTCTGTAGTTGGGTAATTGCCACAATAAACAGCTTCAATTAAATGTACTATCATTAATGGACTGTACTGTGTGAACAAAATATGGGTACTGGATACACCTAATAACCAAAACATTTTGTTGACTTCCTTTTCGCTGTCGTAACAGCCCTAACCGGCGGAGGCAGCAAATTCTTAGTAGTTTCCCTTCCATGAATCGAACTAGTTTGTGCTGTTCATGAATCAGGTTTCTCGCCGAGTATGGTGCAAAGTATTtactaaaaaatgacagaacttAATATTATCAATGTTTCCTGGAGGCATCCATCATACGTGACAATAGAAAACGTTTTTCTGACTTTTCTCATATGGGTCGATGCTCGTCTACAGGTGTTTTTCTAACCAAGTCATCTAATCGCTTGTCTAACTCACTCTCGTCTCCAGatgaattattgttattacgTGCACCTGTTAAAAGTCAAATTGTTGTGACTGATGAGTAAATTATATAGTGCTTGTTATGTAATCTTTAAAGCATTCTAGAAAAGTTCTGAGAACTGActaatttaaaacaaagaaaaacctaaaaataatTTTGGAATACTATTTTAGCTTAACACATTGTATTTCTGAATGAAATCAGTGTGGAGCCACATTCTTAATCATGTGGAGGCAAAACATAACTAATTGATTTTTCTCTTCATAACCAAAAAAGCAtcaatgtgttatttattgggacACATGCTAATTTGCTACATGTTCATGGGACTGTCCCCACACGAAAAGAATGACTGAAGTGGAAAAAAACCAGTGAGCTGCGTGCAGACTAAATACAGGCATGCTCCGGCACTGGGAGGCTCAGGTAAACAAACCAGATATTTTTATGACTACACTTGTCACATGAGCACATAAAGTAACACACCCCATAACATGGGTCAGCTGTGACTTGAAGAAACAAACAGTGCTGGATTTAAGCACGAGTTGCTGTAGGCATTGTGTGGCCACTTCATGGAAGTTAGCAAAGAATTCATGTTCAGGGGCCATAGctgcgtctttttttttttcaggttttaaCACTTATCAGGTGAGAGGAGCACAAAGGTGTAGGCaaaaagcagaggtgaaagtaatggattacaagtactcatgttaatgtaattgtgttgcttttatggatactttcCACATCAGTAATTTTACgtgtacttaaagctgcagtttgtagaatcctctccctgctccgttttgaaaccgaaaccaTAAGTTAACCTCCCTTACTAGTGTTACtttgttaaaggtcccatatcatgatatttttcacccatctccatttgttctaagaacccaaaaaacatagtatttgaggtttattttcccaaacttgcctgttttccagagttttagcttctgaaaagttactttctgagcaactctacacaaactgGCTGATTAGCGGCCTCggtatgcatattcatgagtgggcgtgtctatagacgagacactgacactgaaacactttgggcatgtgtattaagcacaaatgatgccaaaaacaaccttaaacactgcagctttaagtaagttttaaaagaagacagCCAACCATTACtgattatattcttttttttatttccgtttcaaggtcacattgaacataatccatatgttcttcgtcgtaccatttctgatcaacgcccagtcactttcttgggttcaggttgtggtttcgaCCTATCATGTTGTTACCCAcgtggcacatttggcatggcactgtttttgAGTTCATAATTGTAGCTAGagccttttttattttcaaatgatttttttggtaatacctgcaagttaattttgtcttctttttgaataataataataaataataataataataataataataaatgaaaccataacataatttattggtgttattttaataaaaaaaaaaataattttgacattttatacaTATGCCtatgtggaaaaaaattaagttccaattgtgcaagatttggtctcttcctttttaagtttatacatgagatgtttactgtatgcaagggaatcgtGTGCAAGATtcattaccaacaataaacgtgggggggttgagtactatttaattgagctattttcaacctatacttgagtattttatgtctgacttacttgtacttgagtacaatttcaatcaagtaacagtacttgagtTGGATACTGTACGTTAGTACATTTTACACCTCTGGCAAAAATGCTAATCTATAAGCCAACAAGAGCAATCAGAgaggtggattcactaaaggtttaagGGTATTataacgtgtgcaaacgtcactccacgtgtTGTTAAGAGGTACAAACCTCAGGGAATCAGGACACCACGTGGCCAGCACGTCACAATGCCTCCACAAGCCATTAgcgtgtttccctctgatgaatatgtatagtaagTGGATCACAGAAGGGGAGCataaaaatgggagggggaaatgcaaataaatgaatgcagtggacgcaaagcaattcatcaaaccaggaCTTATTTGAGGCCCCCGTTTTTCCCTATAAATTAAGCATGCCCCACAACCAGGTGGTAAGTGTCAAAGCTTGTTGCACAGTGGTGGCAGCAGTGATATTTGTGAGGTGAAGACGCAGGTGAGAGGAAAGACAACCGAGGGATCTCATTTTCAGACCTCGAGTCCACAATTTAAAGAACGTAATGAGCTCCCATCCTAGCGCACGCATTCCAGTTACAGACTTGAAGCCATCTTATAAACTTTTATGACgacttatttgtttttttcccactaTAGGAAAGGTTTTCATGCAGTACAATTTAATACACAAAGCacctatttattttttggctgGATTACACATCGGAAAATATTTCTGTGATAAAACCAAATTATAAAGtaacattattttcattttcatcagaTAAAATAACTCAATAAATGTCATGTATAAAGCTTAAATTCACTAAAATAACCAAGTGTTTGTGTTGAACCTGCTACCCCATTTCTGACAGCGGGTTCTCCTCTACCGCTTTTATTTGCAGACGATTAATTAAAAGCAACTTTTTCCCTTTATTCTGTGGTTTATATCCTGACATCTTCTCTTAAATGTTTCAATTCCCCGCACTCAGCTCTCCTTCACCCTCCATATTCAAAATAAGACGCACTAAATGCCTCTTTAAATAGGTCACTCAACTACTTCTGTACGCGCACAAAAaacattgctgcaatcttagtgaattcctcacagAGGGTGATAAAAAAGAATCACCAAATAATTTAGGGACGCAagtggtttaccaccctttatttaaaatctggtATATtttatgcataatcaggtgttcacagcattttccgGTCTGAAACGTGGCACAGCGTAGCGTtctgaaagttgtgtaatcaaatacattagtatggcggtatattaaaaattcacattataacgaaaatatatacccgtattcggtatgaaccggtataccgcccagccctacatgatcattcacacttttaaGACTTGTAAGAAATTTCTATcaccattaataacaattaagTAGGTCCAAATACAGTacatgggcacccccatttttttttgaaaactcaCAATAACATGCACAACCCAGATTAATCGATCAAACACAAACTGGGATATAACTTTGTTAAATTTCACCAAATTGAGAGCTAGGGATTTATCAATTTTTGAACCAACTGATCCATTCTGACTCCTGCTTGACTGCTGCTAAGCATTTATTATCTGGTGGGAAACTAAAGGCTATGCTAGCTTGGAAACTGCTCTAGCTTCTTAACACAATCATTTCCCTCTTCTTTAAACAGACATCAGAGCTCTGGAAACACAagttcaaatctggcctttgaAGCCACATGATGGTATAAACCAATGAGTGCTAGTGTTTAAGGTAACAGCTGGAGGCCTACAGTGTGTCTACATGTGGAAATTGTCATCCAACTGctggattaaaaaataaatcctaagAGAACACTGAGTGTGTATAAAAATGCATATGACCAAACTCTCATGACAGATTGTTACAGTTGGACCAAAGTTCCTCTAGccctccaataaaaaaaaaagaaaaggaacgaCAGCTGAGGCCTAAAGTTGACAACTGAGAGCAGTCGACATGCTGGAAAACGTTTGAACACGTGAGGCTTCACAGAGGAGTTTTGCTTAGGATACGTGACATTGTAGAGGGAAAGCAGATTTCTCTACTCTGTAACAGAAATAATGCAACGACCCCCTGAAGTTCTCTATTTTTTCTGACAAACCAGTCAGGTTGCATTTGAACTACTCACGCATTTCTTCTACGACTTCGGGGTCACATTCTCTGTACTTCTCCAGCTCGGCCTGCAGCTGTGTTCGCTCCTCTCTCAGAGCCTGCAGCTCCTTCAGCATGGAGCTTCTTTCtttctgcacacgcacacacacacgcacacacccacaGAGAACATTTGTCATTGAACGTTGATGTGCTATCAAAACACAGAACTTTAGATCAGCACATGAGCGTGTACTTACTGTATCCTGACGCCCTATTTTGGCTTTTTCCACAGCTTTCTGTAAAGACTCTTTACGCTGTTTTGCCTCCGAAGCCTTGAAAATACAACAATGTTGTGTGTAAGTGGACACCAGTAAccacggttggggtcaattatatatattttttattacaattatgtcttcaattactCAGATTTTAACAAATTTCCAAGTTTTAAGTCATTTACCCttggaataaataaagtattcctGATTCAGATGTTTAATTAcatctcaattatgattacggggaacaccattttttccaattacaattgtaattttactctgaaagtcaattacaattaagttctcaattactaaagttcaattacagttaatcacaattactgagcttacTACcgcttgtgttagcatctcttatgataacacaggggtgtcaaacacattttagtagGCAGCaaattttaggtggaaaaatgagcaattttaacattattctgccctataaatatatgtaaagtaatggaagttactgacaatatccaatctttaaatttcattgaGTTTGTGCCCATTGAAACATTTGTCgaatcattttattaaaattgctgaattttggagtttttcaacAATATGCGATTGTgaaaaaagcatgggaaaactgtgcgCCCTGGTAAATGTTGTGGACTTTCATTGAATATATGTATTTGGAATGgctgagatatccacaactaaattacttggtatttttacacaatgtttcatgttttctgtaattccAACTTcatcctgcgggccaaatttgatgcgctaaagggccggatttgaccACCgcaccttgagtttgacacgtgtgataacgggtcagtattgccccatgtcttaaatcagctgtaaaatacactaatttaaattatatattatctatcgtccaatttgtttctcatctcttggttacctcgttaggcttccttatccaggAAAATATTGGcgttaatatttttggtgtgggcgtgtGAGCCTTTTATTCTGTCTGTACAATTCTCGATTTAAATTATTTCAAGAGAAATGACAGGTTTTGGGAatacttgatatgaaacatagtttaataattgttaactacgtatgtgtaaaccATGGAAACTAAAACATGgttaacatttaattaaattgtaaatttaaGTTTTTCTAGAATTCCAATGcccattacaattataaagtcaatcatctgaattcaattacaatttaaatatgGTCACTACagtaacatgtattttttcataattacaaatacaattgtcatcattgtaattaattatcaattacaattataattgaccccaaccctgcaagTAACACAATCAATATTATGGACAGAATTAAACTATTATTCCACCATTCTTTAATGCAAACAGTAAAATCACTCCTGCTGACTAAAGACACTGTGGTCTGTCCACTTTGACTgcataaaacagattttaaaaattgtttttcatagtggccattttacattttaaaacagtcATTTTGTTATTTGAAATAATGAAGATAATGGAAACTTTCTGGCCACTCTGCTTTGAATAAACGTTGTCATTTCTCAGCTCAGTTTATGGCTCCATAACATAACTTCTGCTTCAGAATCGTAGTGGCCAACGTTCTGTGATTTCCACCCTCACACCATCTGTCGGCCTCCCGATGGGGGAGAGAAGTCAACGGCTAATGAGCATGCAACATGAACGCTCTTTAATATTTCAACACGTTAGCTAGTTATACCTAGAAACTCTGTTTAGctgaagacaaaacagaaatgatcatttttggtccaaaaactcaaagacaaaTAGTTGCTGCTCATCTCTGTTCAGTctctttaaacacaaacaatcaatcaaaaaaaaaaaaaaataataataatcatctaaattttattattttaaaaatatatataaaaaattaagAGACCTTCTGTCAGCATCTGATCCAGAGAAAATAGTTCATGCATTATTTAAAGTAGACTGAACAACTGTAATAGTTCATTTACTGGCCTGTCAAAATCACCTGTTAGACtagttcagtgtttctcaaatgggggtacgtgtatccctaggggtacgcgatggcactacagggggtacttgagagagagaaagggtgtggaaaattaaaaaataaaatgttagtcTTTGTCCCACACCAAGCGTGATGACAGGAAATTATCAAAACTCTAAATTacggtttttcaaccttggggtcgtgaccccaaatggggtcacctgaaatttcaaaaaaattgaaatagatttttgaaatgttttaattgttattataatttttttattaaaacatgcaatcttaaacaaatgtatttctatacttttaatttgtgaatctagttcaactaaaatgcagtaaaaatatatctgagctcaaacatgatgaaaaactaattctagaataAAACGAGGTCCAAAAAAgggtgagaaccactgcactaaatactgtttatttccactaacttacaaaatgagatgagattctttaaaatgtgtttcatcacTTATTATTATAATCTATAGTTGATTTTCACAgtgttctgagcaaaatgttgtagttggacaaagggggtacttggattcagaaacagagaaatggggtacttgagcctaaaCATTTAAAGAACCACTGAACTAGTTAATAAAACACTCTGCCTGCACACGTGAGAGGGGCTCCAACATTGAacacttttaaaatcacattagaAACtctactttttgcaacattttatGCTTAGATGTAGTTGTttgctttcagtgtgtgtttatttgagtGATCTACTATGTGTGGATCATTTTGGTGTATATGTTGAGCTTTAACTCCGGCTCAGAATCTGATTATCGTGTCAATATCGTATATTGTTTTTGACTGTGAAGCACCGTGTGTTGCCCCGTGCATGAAAtgtgatatataaataaatcttaaCTTGAAATGTTTTCAAACTAGAAACATACACGTAAATACTCACGTAAAGACTTTCTAGTTTGTCACATGCTAAACTCATGATGAACTTCATAATGAGTTTAGCATATGAActtctgtatcatatttgtattattttttgtgaatatctgtattacatttgtattagtattatctatcttactttatttgttactactgtaatgtctgtgtatctgtattttaaacagtcttttacttaattgtacacttatttaacgtttttttctttctttcgtctttgttaaacattttattcttttatttgtgatttttttttttatcttaaatgGCTGTAACGAAAGCAAtttcccctgggattaataaaggaattctgattctgatttttttttagaaagcaGACATTACGAATGACTCCAATAATTCAGGTTGAAAACTCTCCTGGACGAATGGACTCACCTGTTTCTGCAGCTCTTCCAGTTTGTGCTTACGAGCATGTACGGCCTTACTGGGGAAAGCCCAGTAGTAGTTGGATGTACCCACTCTTTCACAGTCCACCATGTTGTCATCCACCAGGCTTTGCAGCACGTCCTTCACAGTCATCGGAGCTTAATGAGGAAAACAAACACTTATGTTGATTAGCGGTGAGTactggcaaggatgttgcaatacgatacgtgtaacgatacaatattatcacgatattctacccagtgaATATCAAAACTAAACGTAGAGGTGAAAAATCAAGtcgctgtatatgttcatcagaagatattgatcattcagaggacaaattgagtcaaaactatttgcttcaaaacatcctatttattatttattattagtttttttttgcacattttcaccgaaaaaaaagaaaatacagtgttacacactgtcctcataaaataaagtgcaacaagtacTGTGTGGAAGTCTCAAACTGTaaatgagaacattaaggataaatcaccctgagttactgataatgcacaaaaataagaatgaatcATTTCTCCTAtggtgtcagtttaaacactgatgtgaacagattatatgaaaatacaaTGCCtgtacatacataaatattgcaggtatcacacactgccatcataaaatcaagtgcatcaagtaaccattgcaacacattgaacgCATTGTAcacaccactgaaatattgcacatacacaaaaatattgattaaataataaatatatatacatatatattgtttttgaaaaaatgattttaaaaaattaaataattcgtttaatttaaaaaaaataaaaatcaaaaaactaaattgatttaaataaattacaatttaatttaattgatttaaatgtatttaaatttaaatcaattcaaattgatttaaatttaaatcaattcaaattgacttaaatttccaattttaaatcaatttaaaattggcacccaaaaaaaaaaatcacgatatatcctaaaattgattttttttccacacccctaatgttgatttctgatgACTGAAATGATTAGCAGGTCAAACTGGAGTTTTATGATTATAACTCATCATCAGGTCTGATTTTCACCATTGGCTAATTCACTGGAACCCTTGATTGTGCTGAACTCACACATACGCAGGTTTCTGCCT
Encoded here:
- the mnd1 gene encoding meiotic nuclear division protein 1 homolog, whose translation is MSKKKGLSLEEKRTRMMEIFFDSKDVFQLKDIEKIAPKSKGISPMTVKDVLQSLVDDNMVDCERVGTSNYYWAFPSKAVHARKHKLEELQKQASEAKQRKESLQKAVEKAKIGRQDTKERSSMLKELQALREERTQLQAELEKYRECDPEVVEEMRKSNVVAKEAVSRWTDNVFAIKSWTKKKFAFDDGRINKAFGIPEDFDYMD